A single genomic interval of bacterium harbors:
- a CDS encoding bifunctional oligoribonuclease/PAP phosphatase NrnA — protein sequence MSDIIREVVEWITRHHTFLITSHEAGDGDSIGSQIAMSCILEKMYKGSLILNKDPLPHTYDFLPGAERIKTQPDGNPAEFDAAIVLDCGSLDRTGISLPPVSSCLNIDHHLNNDRFCRLNWVDPHMSSTSEMVYLLADALSIPLDPVIGSNLYTGILTDTGNFTYSSTTPQCLRIAAALIESSGVQPSQIAGQIYGRKTAAQILLLGIALSSLKLSEDRKIATIYLKEEAFQEHEATPADAEGVVNYPLTIGSVEVAVLFKEICEDFFKVSFRSKGRVNVAAIAEGFGGGGHHNAAGAKMRGNYAQIRARTLESIQRQLADSPPLRETGRF from the coding sequence ATGTCCGATATAATTAGGGAAGTTGTGGAATGGATTACCAGGCACCACACATTTTTGATTACCTCGCATGAGGCGGGTGATGGGGACTCCATAGGTTCGCAGATAGCCATGTCTTGTATCCTGGAAAAAATGTACAAAGGCAGCCTGATTCTGAATAAAGATCCTCTACCCCATACCTATGACTTTCTCCCCGGTGCTGAGAGGATTAAGACTCAGCCGGACGGGAACCCGGCGGAATTCGATGCCGCCATTGTTCTCGATTGCGGATCCCTCGATAGAACAGGAATTTCCCTGCCCCCGGTATCCTCGTGCCTCAATATTGACCATCATCTCAACAACGATCGCTTCTGCCGGTTGAACTGGGTTGACCCGCACATGTCCTCCACTTCGGAAATGGTTTACCTTCTGGCTGATGCCTTATCCATTCCTCTTGATCCGGTTATCGGCAGCAACCTTTATACCGGCATACTGACCGATACCGGAAACTTTACCTACAGCAGCACTACTCCCCAGTGTCTGAGGATAGCAGCCGCTCTGATCGAATCGTCGGGGGTTCAGCCATCTCAGATCGCGGGTCAGATTTATGGCCGGAAAACAGCGGCTCAGATACTGCTTCTGGGAATTGCTCTCAGTAGTCTGAAACTGAGTGAGGACCGGAAGATAGCCACGATCTATTTAAAGGAAGAAGCGTTTCAGGAGCATGAAGCAACTCCTGCCGATGCCGAAGGAGTAGTCAATTACCCCCTCACCATCGGCTCTGTGGAGGTAGCGGTTCTGTTCAAGGAGATCTGTGAGGATTTCTTCAAGGTCAGCTTTCGATCCAAAGGGCGGGTCAATGTCGCTGCAATTGCCGAGGGTTTCGGAGGGGGCGGACATCATAACGCTGCCGGAGCAAAGATGAGGGGGAATTACGCCCAGATCCGGGCGCGGACATTGGAATCGATCCAGCGGCAACTGGCAGACTCACCCCCCTTAAGGGAAACAGGAAGATTTTGA
- the rbfA gene encoding 30S ribosome-binding factor RbfA: MLDYKRSDRVGQLIREEISSILLEETKDPRIQFVSIVRVEVSDDLKHAKVFASVLGSAEKKKEALEGLKSAQGFIQKKLGRKLRLRYTPEILFRMDSSIERGAHICELLEEIHNEDKLKHEE, translated from the coding sequence ATGCTCGATTACAAGCGAAGCGACAGAGTTGGACAACTCATTCGGGAGGAAATCTCTTCCATCCTTCTGGAAGAAACCAAGGATCCGAGGATTCAATTTGTCAGTATAGTCCGGGTGGAAGTCAGCGATGACCTCAAGCATGCCAAAGTTTTTGCCAGTGTCCTGGGCTCTGCGGAGAAAAAGAAAGAAGCTCTTGAGGGATTGAAAAGCGCTCAGGGATTTATCCAGAAAAAGCTGGGCAGAAAACTGCGCTTACGGTACACACCCGAGATCCTTTTTCGGATGGATAGTTCGATCGAAAGAGGGGCACATATTTGTGAATTGCTAGAAGAAATACATAATGAGGATAAACTGAAGCATGAAGAGTAA
- a CDS encoding DUF503 domain-containing protein → MIVAVCRIELYIPESNSLKAKRKVIKSLKDQVRNKFNVAIAEVDLQDLWQRSVLGVVTLSNDRSKVDETLAKVVSFVERTDLAIVGHYEIEVW, encoded by the coding sequence ATGATTGTTGCTGTTTGTAGAATAGAATTATACATTCCTGAATCCAACTCCCTGAAGGCGAAGCGGAAGGTTATTAAAAGCCTGAAGGATCAGGTGAGAAACAAGTTCAATGTGGCCATTGCCGAGGTCGATCTGCAGGATTTATGGCAGCGGTCAGTTCTGGGAGTTGTCACCTTGAGTAATGACCGCAGCAAGGTGGATGAAACTCTGGCAAAGGTGGTTTCCTTTGTCGAACGTACCGACCTGGCCATCGTTGGGCATTATGAAATCGAAGTCTGGTGA
- a CDS encoding AAA family ATPase, translated as MKDENVPTKKELEKDLNEFLQKKYGGRVLGVPVFPRETNQEETSGPHSTSYRSSSSPARRMNFGLRPRELKEFLDQYVIKQDDAKEILATKVCTHYHRIQLLQSGERLHQFQDIGNIKNNIIMLGSTGVGKTYLIKLIASRIGVPFVKGDATKFSETGYVGGDVEDLVRNLVREANGDIQWAQYGIIYIDEIDKIASHGTHYGLDVSRTGVQRALLKPLEETEVSLRVPHDPLSQLQALENYRKTGKSEPQTINTRHILFIVSGAFNGLEEIIHRRLYNQKIGFCASTLPQEKSRVSLLKQAKAEDFIEYGFESEFIGRLPIVTVLDDLDEEDLFQILKNKNCSIILNKKFDFKAYGIDIQFESTALREIAKQAYREKTGARGLVSVIERSLMRFEQLLPSTSIDRFVVTGQIIQNPQAELDKLLNDPFNTDLMERYESLLQEEKNSVRQSIIRRRVELQGIYHELLDNEAIDIIVDNIVTGGYTIDQILERIIKIHEALKSYEREFFIRCGIEITLDQSAVNYITAEVLRRDISPQSFCEQIFRNYEHGLRLVEEKTGQKRFLLDKDAILDSEKFLNHLIQT; from the coding sequence ATGAAGGATGAAAATGTTCCAACAAAAAAAGAATTAGAAAAAGATCTGAATGAATTTCTCCAGAAAAAATATGGAGGACGGGTTCTCGGAGTTCCCGTCTTTCCCAGGGAAACGAACCAGGAGGAAACCAGCGGACCCCATTCGACGAGTTATCGTTCTTCCTCTTCTCCTGCCAGGAGAATGAATTTCGGGCTGCGTCCCCGGGAGTTGAAAGAATTTCTTGACCAGTATGTTATCAAGCAGGATGATGCCAAGGAAATCCTGGCGACCAAAGTCTGCACCCACTACCACCGCATCCAGTTGCTGCAGAGCGGCGAGCGGCTCCACCAGTTTCAGGACATAGGGAACATCAAGAACAACATCATCATGCTGGGCTCTACCGGCGTCGGAAAGACCTATCTGATCAAGTTGATTGCCAGCAGGATCGGAGTCCCCTTTGTCAAGGGGGACGCCACCAAGTTCAGCGAGACCGGCTATGTCGGAGGTGACGTGGAGGATCTGGTCCGTAATCTCGTCCGCGAGGCCAATGGCGATATTCAATGGGCGCAATACGGAATCATTTACATCGATGAGATCGATAAAATCGCCTCCCACGGTACTCACTACGGGCTGGATGTATCGAGAACCGGAGTACAAAGAGCACTGCTCAAACCCCTGGAAGAGACGGAAGTCAGCCTCAGGGTTCCCCATGATCCCTTGTCTCAGCTTCAGGCCCTGGAAAATTACCGCAAGACTGGAAAAAGCGAACCGCAAACGATCAACACCAGGCACATTCTTTTCATTGTCAGCGGGGCCTTCAATGGACTGGAGGAAATCATCCATCGGCGGTTGTATAACCAGAAGATCGGTTTTTGCGCCTCAACCCTGCCGCAAGAAAAGTCTCGCGTTTCATTGCTGAAGCAGGCCAAAGCCGAAGATTTCATCGAGTATGGATTTGAATCGGAGTTTATCGGACGGCTGCCCATCGTGACGGTCCTGGACGATCTGGACGAAGAGGACCTGTTTCAGATCCTGAAAAATAAAAACTGCTCGATTATTCTGAACAAAAAGTTTGATTTCAAGGCCTATGGGATCGATATCCAGTTCGAGAGCACAGCCCTGCGGGAGATAGCAAAACAGGCATATCGGGAAAAGACGGGGGCCAGGGGACTGGTGAGCGTGATTGAACGATCACTCATGAGATTCGAACAACTGCTGCCTTCGACCAGTATCGACAGATTTGTCGTTACCGGGCAAATCATCCAAAACCCCCAGGCCGAATTGGACAAGCTGCTGAACGATCCCTTCAATACGGACCTGATGGAACGCTACGAGAGCCTTCTCCAGGAGGAGAAAAATTCCGTTCGCCAATCGATTATCAGGCGCAGAGTGGAGCTGCAGGGGATCTATCATGAGCTGCTGGATAACGAAGCCATCGATATCATTGTTGATAACATCGTGACCGGCGGATACACCATCGATCAGATCCTCGAGCGGATCATCAAAATTCACGAGGCTCTCAAAAGCTACGAACGAGAGTTTTTCATCAGGTGCGGCATCGAAATTACCCTGGACCAGAGCGCGGTCAATTACATCACCGCTGAAGTCCTGCGAAGGGACATTTCTCCTCAGTCTTTCTGCGAGCAGATCTTTCGCAACTATGAGCATGGGCTTCGGCTGGTAGAGGAAAAAACAGGCCAGAAAAGATTTCTCCTCGACAAGGACGCGATCCTGGACAGCGAGAAATTTCTCAATCACCTGATCCAGACCTGA
- a CDS encoding aminotransferase class IV — MEPWIYINGTFWPKSQAKVSVYDHGLLYGDGIFETLRAYGGRILFLSRHIERLLAGAQAISLETGQTPGDIRDILYQTLAKNHLEDAYLRLSITRGEGEIGLNPALCPKPTIIVQARAFSGHPQELYQEGIRAELVHIRRNAPKATDPAIKSLNFLNNILAMQEALRAGAREAIMLSQEGWVCEGSVSNIFWVSNGILRTPDPAVGLLAGVTRDAVLGLARLFGIAVEEGYFPAQDLFTATEAFVTNTTYEVMPVTSLGRCPVGDGQPGEIARFLLQKYREKIRSRVGPR, encoded by the coding sequence ATGGAACCCTGGATATACATCAATGGAACATTCTGGCCAAAATCACAGGCCAAGGTTTCGGTGTATGACCACGGACTGTTATATGGTGACGGTATTTTCGAAACCCTGAGAGCCTATGGAGGAAGGATCCTCTTTCTCAGCCGGCACATCGAGCGCCTTTTGGCCGGAGCACAGGCTATTTCCCTGGAAACCGGCCAAACGCCCGGTGATATCCGGGATATCCTTTACCAGACCCTGGCCAAAAATCATCTTGAGGATGCCTACCTTCGCCTTTCCATAACCAGGGGGGAGGGAGAAATCGGCCTTAACCCGGCTCTCTGCCCCAAACCCACGATCATCGTTCAGGCCAGGGCATTTTCCGGCCATCCGCAGGAGCTTTACCAGGAGGGGATCCGGGCCGAACTGGTCCATATCCGCCGCAATGCACCAAAGGCCACAGACCCGGCCATTAAATCACTCAATTTCCTGAACAATATCCTGGCCATGCAGGAAGCCCTGCGGGCTGGAGCCCGTGAAGCCATAATGCTCAGCCAGGAGGGATGGGTATGTGAAGGCAGCGTCAGCAACATTTTCTGGGTTTCCAACGGGATTCTGAGAACCCCTGATCCTGCGGTCGGTCTTTTGGCTGGCGTGACCAGAGATGCGGTTTTGGGTCTTGCCCGCCTCTTTGGGATAGCGGTCGAGGAGGGATACTTTCCTGCCCAGGACCTGTTCACGGCAACAGAAGCGTTTGTCACCAATACTACCTATGAGGTCATGCCGGTAACTTCACTTGGCCGATGTCCGGTAGGAGATGGACAGCCCGGCGAGATAGCGCGCTTTCTCCTGCAAAAATACCGGGAAAAGATCAGATCTCGGGTCGGACCAAGATAA
- a CDS encoding DUF6485 family protein encodes MPECHQTANKQECNCTYEPCPRKGLCCECVSYHRKMHQLPACYFTPEMEKTYDRSIKNFIRNYRK; translated from the coding sequence ATGCCTGAATGTCACCAGACAGCGAATAAGCAGGAGTGTAACTGTACCTATGAGCCGTGCCCGCGCAAAGGGCTCTGTTGCGAATGCGTCAGCTATCACCGGAAAATGCATCAGTTGCCTGCCTGTTATTTTACCCCTGAGATGGAGAAAACCTATGACCGGAGCATCAAGAATTTCATCCGCAACTACCGCAAGTAA
- a CDS encoding ASKHA domain-containing protein, producing the protein MNRFTITVYPEGKKIIASEGDVLLRVLKKAGFPIPASCGGQGTCGKCRVVVRGGVCHASPSPFLRKEEIGKGYCLACLVLVEGDMEVEIPPESRAAAGGPAVVVGHKAGGDKPDTAPGAPSAPESTPSPAPGVPAAGSRILFEEKPVVRDKLVLGKWEIEPRTRRVHLQMQPPSLDDHRSDIERLRADLVVRGFSGERMRCPLPVLKKLSKVLRSGSWQITVTLIELPDGVEILDIQPGDQTQHHLGLAIDVGTTSVVVYLVDLLTGQVIDTAGSYNAQIRCGEDVISRIVYARTHEGLAELQQLVVGTMNELIDQILQGTGLAARNIGCIVAAGNTTMIHLLLGLDPRYIREEPYIPTVSSVPPVKAAEIGLKVNEHAYLYCLPAIASFVGGDITAGILTTGMHKEPPLTIFIDIGTNGEIVLGNADWLVTASCSAGPAFEGGEVLHGMRAASGAIESVAIDRETLEPRISVIGQAAPAGICGSGIIDALAEMLLTGLLDRKGKICRDIAHPRLREGEYGFEYVLVFAKDSAIQKDIVITEIDINNILRAKGAVYAGCSTLLKQMSLGVEDIERFLIAGGFGRYLNIHNAVVIGLLPDIPYEKFRYLGNSSVTGGHLALLSQRLWKEAEHIARSTTYLELSTSASFMDEYVSALFLPHTNISLFPRVELLLGERK; encoded by the coding sequence ATGAACCGGTTTACCATCACTGTTTATCCTGAAGGGAAAAAGATCATCGCCTCCGAAGGAGATGTGCTGCTGCGCGTGCTGAAAAAGGCCGGGTTTCCGATCCCTGCCTCCTGCGGCGGGCAGGGGACCTGCGGCAAGTGCCGGGTCGTGGTCCGGGGGGGCGTATGTCATGCTTCACCCTCACCTTTTTTGCGAAAAGAGGAGATTGGAAAAGGGTATTGTCTGGCCTGTCTGGTTCTGGTGGAAGGAGACATGGAAGTTGAAATTCCGCCTGAATCACGGGCCGCTGCCGGTGGACCGGCGGTTGTGGTAGGCCACAAGGCCGGCGGAGACAAACCGGATACCGCCCCCGGTGCGCCGTCCGCTCCTGAATCCACCCCGTCTCCCGCCCCTGGTGTCCCTGCTGCCGGATCACGGATCCTGTTCGAGGAAAAACCGGTAGTCAGGGATAAACTGGTACTGGGCAAGTGGGAAATCGAACCCCGGACCCGGCGGGTGCATCTTCAGATGCAGCCTCCCTCCCTGGATGATCATCGCAGTGATATCGAGCGCCTGCGGGCTGATCTTGTGGTCCGGGGGTTTTCCGGCGAGCGGATGCGCTGTCCCCTGCCGGTGCTGAAGAAACTCTCCAAGGTTTTGCGCAGCGGCTCCTGGCAAATCACGGTCACCCTGATCGAGCTGCCGGACGGGGTGGAGATCCTCGATATCCAGCCCGGGGATCAGACCCAGCATCATCTGGGACTGGCCATCGATGTCGGCACCACCTCGGTGGTCGTGTACCTGGTCGATCTTTTAACCGGTCAGGTCATTGACACGGCCGGAAGCTATAACGCGCAGATCCGCTGCGGAGAGGATGTCATATCCCGCATTGTTTATGCACGGACCCATGAAGGCCTCGCAGAGCTGCAGCAGCTCGTCGTCGGCACCATGAATGAACTGATTGACCAGATCCTGCAGGGGACCGGCCTGGCTGCCCGGAATATCGGCTGCATCGTGGCCGCAGGCAATACCACCATGATCCACCTCCTGCTCGGTCTCGATCCCCGCTACATCCGGGAAGAGCCATATATTCCCACCGTGTCTTCGGTCCCGCCGGTGAAAGCCGCGGAGATTGGCCTGAAGGTAAATGAGCATGCCTATCTCTATTGCCTGCCCGCTATCGCCAGCTTCGTGGGCGGTGATATCACGGCCGGTATCCTGACTACCGGCATGCACAAAGAGCCCCCCCTGACCATATTTATCGACATCGGAACCAACGGTGAGATTGTTCTGGGAAATGCGGACTGGCTGGTAACCGCCTCCTGCTCAGCCGGACCGGCCTTTGAGGGCGGGGAGGTGCTGCACGGCATGCGGGCCGCGTCGGGTGCCATCGAGAGTGTGGCCATTGACCGGGAAACCCTGGAGCCCAGAATTTCCGTGATCGGCCAGGCAGCGCCTGCCGGTATCTGCGGTTCGGGGATTATTGATGCACTGGCTGAAATGCTGCTGACCGGCCTGCTCGACCGCAAGGGGAAGATCTGCCGGGACATCGCCCATCCCCGTTTGCGGGAAGGAGAGTACGGCTTCGAGTATGTGCTGGTCTTTGCCAAAGATTCGGCCATTCAGAAAGACATTGTCATTACCGAGATCGATATTAATAATATCCTCCGGGCCAAGGGTGCGGTCTATGCCGGATGCTCCACCCTGCTCAAGCAGATGAGCCTTGGAGTCGAAGATATCGAGCGGTTTTTGATTGCCGGAGGATTCGGCAGATATCTGAATATTCACAATGCAGTCGTGATCGGTCTTTTGCCTGACATTCCCTATGAGAAATTCCGCTATCTGGGCAACAGCTCTGTTACCGGAGGACATCTGGCCCTGCTTTCCCAGAGGCTGTGGAAAGAAGCCGAGCATATTGCCCGCTCAACCACTTACCTCGAATTGAGCACCTCGGCCTCTTTCATGGATGAATACGTCTCCGCCCTCTTTCTCCCCCATACGAATATCTCGCTCTTCCCCCGGGTCGAGCTTCTCCTGGGAGAGAGAAAGTGA
- a CDS encoding isoprenylcysteine carboxylmethyltransferase family protein: protein MDNNSNFKDKIRGLIMPLGISALLALVYSTSRMPLSLQTQGRILVLVIMMLWGAVEAFAVQGSHKIDFDLIDRFLKAGALIGLILSMIFGDVRHKFIIYLGFFILILGIILRYLAIRALGINFSYNLNVRKAGQSLVDYGVYHNIRHPGYLGVFLIMSSLPLIHASLTGFLVVTICSWIWINRRISREEKIMISSFPDLYEAYRKRTKRLIPFIY, encoded by the coding sequence ATGGATAATAACTCAAACTTCAAGGATAAGATACGAGGATTAATTATGCCTTTGGGCATTTCCGCATTGCTTGCCCTCGTCTATAGCACTTCCCGCATGCCTTTATCCCTTCAGACTCAGGGACGTATTCTTGTGCTGGTTATCATGATGCTCTGGGGGGCAGTTGAAGCGTTTGCTGTTCAAGGAAGCCATAAGATTGATTTTGATTTAATCGATAGATTCCTCAAAGCAGGAGCCTTAATCGGATTAATCCTCAGCATGATTTTTGGAGATGTCAGGCATAAGTTTATCATCTATTTAGGATTTTTTATACTGATTTTGGGAATAATTTTAAGGTATCTGGCCATACGGGCATTGGGAATTAACTTTTCGTATAACCTTAACGTGAGAAAGGCAGGGCAATCTCTGGTGGATTATGGAGTATATCATAATATCCGGCACCCGGGGTATCTGGGCGTCTTTCTTATAATGTCGTCTTTGCCCCTCATCCATGCGAGCCTTACCGGTTTTCTGGTGGTGACGATTTGTTCATGGATATGGATCAACAGGAGGATTTCCCGTGAGGAAAAGATAATGATAAGCTCCTTTCCTGACCTCTATGAAGCTTACAGAAAAAGGACAAAGAGGCTGATACCGTTTATTTACTAA
- a CDS encoding ARMT1-like domain-containing protein — protein sequence MKTSLNCFPCFIHQTLNALDMLNADAQVRERVLREVLRCSSEIDLLLPPPAMGRAIHNLIQRECHAPDPYREAKDRFNRLALALYPDMARKIKNSPNPLEVAVRLAIAGNIIDFGIHTRLQMSQVHQSVQEALDTPLDPAAFALLDQAVQEARQILYLGDNAGEIVFDRLLIETLPSEKITFVVKGGPIINDALREDAEFIGLADLVPVIDNGANAPGTVLELCSADFVRRFHQADLIIAKGQGNFETLNDVPQKIFFLLKAKCPVVAEHVGCKINSMLLLPHLSW from the coding sequence ATGAAGACATCGCTCAACTGTTTCCCCTGTTTCATCCACCAAACCTTAAATGCCCTGGACATGCTCAATGCAGATGCCCAGGTCCGGGAGCGGGTACTCCGGGAAGTGCTTCGCTGCTCCAGTGAGATCGATCTGCTCCTTCCTCCCCCGGCCATGGGCAGGGCTATTCACAACCTTATCCAAAGGGAGTGTCATGCGCCGGACCCTTACCGGGAGGCCAAAGATCGTTTTAATCGTCTCGCTCTGGCTCTTTACCCGGATATGGCCAGAAAGATCAAAAATTCACCGAATCCGCTTGAGGTTGCCGTACGGCTGGCTATTGCCGGAAATATTATCGATTTTGGAATCCACACCCGGCTGCAAATGTCACAGGTTCACCAATCCGTTCAGGAAGCACTGGATACTCCTCTCGATCCGGCAGCCTTTGCCCTGCTCGATCAGGCCGTTCAAGAGGCCAGGCAGATCCTCTACCTGGGGGATAATGCCGGAGAAATTGTCTTCGACCGGCTGTTGATCGAAACTCTTCCCTCTGAGAAAATTACCTTTGTGGTCAAGGGAGGCCCTATCATTAATGATGCGCTGCGGGAAGATGCCGAGTTCATCGGACTGGCAGACCTTGTGCCGGTCATTGACAACGGGGCCAATGCACCGGGAACTGTCCTGGAACTGTGCTCTGCGGATTTCGTCCGGCGATTTCATCAGGCCGATCTGATTATTGCCAAGGGACAGGGAAATTTTGAAACCTTAAACGATGTGCCTCAAAAGATATTTTTCCTTTTAAAAGCTAAATGTCCGGTCGTGGCTGAGCATGTTGGCTGTAAGATCAATTCCATGCTCCTGCTGCCGCACCTTTCCTGGTAG
- a CDS encoding sulfite exporter TauE/SafE family protein, with the protein MLAVRSIPCSCCRTFPGRKEKKLLFIVYIILGIIAGIFGGFFGLGGGVVIIPALVYLFHYSQHQAQGTAIATLLPPIGLFAALKYYQSGNVHIKPAIFMSLGFFVGGYLGAVIANKLPEGKLRFFFASLMLVVSLHLFFKK; encoded by the coding sequence ATGTTGGCTGTAAGATCAATTCCATGCTCCTGCTGCCGCACCTTTCCTGGTAGGAAGGAGAAAAAATTGTTGTTTATCGTCTATATTATCCTGGGCATCATAGCCGGAATATTCGGAGGTTTTTTCGGACTCGGCGGAGGGGTGGTCATTATTCCTGCCCTGGTTTATCTTTTTCACTACAGCCAGCACCAGGCCCAGGGCACTGCCATTGCCACTTTGCTTCCCCCGATCGGGCTGTTTGCCGCTCTCAAGTACTACCAAAGCGGGAATGTCCATATTAAACCCGCTATCTTTATGTCTCTCGGTTTTTTTGTCGGCGGATATCTCGGCGCGGTAATCGCCAATAAGCTCCCCGAAGGGAAGCTGCGGTTCTTCTTCGCTTCCCTGATGCTGGTTGTTTCCCTGCACCTGTTTTTCAAGAAATAA
- a CDS encoding DUF4921 family protein, translating to MYRLHKMIYRVMPDGTGKQINPFTGREVWTIPGRKNKPSYNSFKSAPREITPRSPEDYCNFCFANYKNTPPEKARLVKTSHGYEARNRLNAEQVFAEDADFRRIPNLFEIVTTDYWEKNYNFKLDGINKEWKQRYISSDEGLKHVLGIIDLKLKLSGLTPDEIAAKPLDDKLKLANAFFCGGHELIVARKHYKPGAHYDTDLCSSGELTQEEHFHYFKFTIEAMEDIYAQNRYVRYVSIFQNWLRDAGASFDHLHKQLVALDEWGTSVEQELALVQSHPNIYNDMAANFACYNNLVIAENDHAMAFVDIGHVHPTLVIYSKSEHLRPNEHTDEELRGFSDLVHACHAAMGKAISCNEEWYYCPRDAIIPMPWHILIKWRVNTPAGFEGGTKIFINPMGLTELRDIMVPRLYELRDKKIIDGFKIAEECPVRPNSLRYSQRQGYAAINRAASMSYPSELVGAGQE from the coding sequence ATGTATCGTTTACACAAGATGATTTACCGTGTGATGCCGGACGGCACAGGAAAACAGATTAATCCTTTTACCGGACGGGAAGTCTGGACGATTCCCGGACGGAAAAACAAACCCAGCTATAATAGTTTTAAATCAGCACCCAGGGAAATTACTCCCAGATCCCCGGAAGATTATTGTAATTTCTGTTTCGCTAACTATAAAAACACTCCGCCGGAGAAAGCCCGTCTGGTGAAAACCAGTCATGGCTATGAAGCCAGGAACCGTCTGAATGCGGAACAGGTCTTTGCCGAAGATGCCGATTTTCGGCGAATACCGAACCTTTTTGAAATCGTGACCACGGATTATTGGGAAAAAAACTATAACTTCAAGCTGGATGGCATAAACAAGGAGTGGAAGCAGCGGTATATTTCCAGTGATGAGGGATTAAAGCATGTATTGGGCATCATTGATTTGAAATTGAAGCTCTCCGGCCTGACGCCGGATGAAATCGCTGCCAAGCCCCTGGACGATAAGCTGAAACTGGCCAATGCCTTTTTCTGTGGCGGGCACGAGCTGATAGTCGCCCGGAAACATTATAAACCCGGTGCTCACTACGACACCGACCTGTGCTCTTCAGGAGAGCTTACCCAGGAGGAGCATTTCCACTACTTCAAGTTTACCATTGAGGCTATGGAAGACATCTATGCTCAAAACCGCTATGTCCGCTATGTGAGCATATTTCAGAACTGGCTGCGGGATGCGGGAGCATCTTTCGACCATTTGCATAAGCAATTGGTGGCCCTGGACGAGTGGGGAACCTCGGTCGAGCAGGAACTGGCTCTGGTGCAGTCTCATCCCAATATTTACAACGACATGGCAGCCAACTTCGCCTGCTATAATAACCTGGTCATAGCTGAAAATGACCATGCCATGGCTTTTGTCGATATCGGGCATGTTCATCCTACCCTGGTTATCTACTCAAAGAGCGAGCATCTGCGGCCCAATGAGCATACCGATGAGGAATTGCGGGGATTCAGTGACCTTGTGCATGCCTGTCATGCAGCCATGGGCAAAGCCATCTCCTGCAACGAAGAATGGTACTACTGCCCGCGGGATGCAATCATTCCCATGCCCTGGCATATCCTGATCAAGTGGAGGGTAAATACTCCGGCTGGTTTTGAAGGCGGGACCAAGATCTTTATCAACCCGATGGGACTGACCGAATTGCGGGACATTATGGTTCCCCGGCTGTATGAGTTGCGCGACAAAAAGATCATCGACGGCTTTAAAATCGCCGAAGAGTGCCCGGTCCGGCCCAACTCCCTGCGCTACAGCCAGCGGCAGGGCTATGCTGCCATAAACAGAGCGGCATCCATGAGCTATCCTTCGGAACTGGTCGGTGCAGGCCAGGAATAA